The Mercurialis annua linkage group LG2, ddMerAnnu1.2, whole genome shotgun sequence genome contains a region encoding:
- the LOC126668146 gene encoding 2S seed storage albumin protein-like, whose amino-acid sequence MATFIPTVAIISVFLIITAYASSSANMSEQCRGIEQSEYNLRDCMMYMIGNGCPCERQPMSEIKMKLFAINLQLQCCSLIRQVPEECQCEALEGMAGGLRQRGIIQKEDYEGVMQRGNEISSFCGLPQSCNVKLI is encoded by the coding sequence ATGGCAACTTTTATTCCTACCGTAGCAATCATCTCTGTTTTCTTGATCATCACCGCTTACGCATCTTCTTCTGCGAACATGAGCGAGCAATGCCGTGGGATAGAACAAAGCGAGTACAACTTGAGAGACTGTATGATGTACATGATAGGAAATGGTTGCCCGTGCGAGAGACAGCCGATGAGcgaaataaaaatgaaactatTTGCCATAAATCTTCAGCTGCAGTGCTGCAGTCTTATAAGGCAAGTACCTGAAGAATGCCAATGCGAGGCACTCGAAGGTATGGCCGGGGGACTACGTCAGCGAGGGATAATACAAAAGGAAGATTACGAGGGGGTAATGCAGAGGGGAAATgaaatttcttctttttgtgGACTACCACAGAGCTGCAATGTCAAACTAATCTAG
- the LOC126670600 gene encoding 2S seed storage albumin protein-like, which yields MAPKLTILLLLAFFFLVDASNAENPIDQKTCSQQIERQHNLNHCERYIMKQQQQHVRLCCQQLRQMDSNCICLGLSQVIQQLMQGGQIGGEGAAEAIRVAQNLPALCQLSPSRCEIQ from the coding sequence ATGGCTCCTAAGCTTACCATCCTTCTCCTTCTAGCATTTTTCTTCCTGGTGGATGCATCCAATGCTGAAAATCCAATTGATCAGAAAACCTGTAGTCAACAGATTGAAAGGCAGCATAATCTCAACCATTGCGAGCGATATATCATGAAACAACAACAACAGCATGTTCGTCTGTGCTGCCAACAACTCAGGCAGATGGACTCAAACTGCATATGCTTAGGTTTGAGTCAGGTTATTCAGCAGCTAATGCAAGGAGGTCAGATTGGGGGTGAGGGTGCTGCCGAGGCTATCAGAGTAGCACAGAATTTGCCGGCGTTATGCCAATTGTCACCAAGCCGATGCGAAATTCAGTGA
- the LOC126668148 gene encoding 2S seed storage albumin protein-like produces MANLINSTVSLIAVLLVITATASSAYRTTITTTVDDTNPRGVKEQCREELDEKDMTDCALYMVGQTLEGSEENPQGKKMIEQCCDEIKRVRQECQCDAIKAMGEELQERGLLEKEQYERAMQRAGAISSSCGLRERCDIRSMLF; encoded by the coding sequence ATGGCAAACCTTATTAATTCTACAGTATCTCTCATCGCTGTTCTCTTGGTCATCACCGCCACTGCATCCTCTGCATACAGAACCACCATCACCACCACGGTCGACGACACCAACCCGAGAGGCGTAAAAGAGCAATGCCGTGAAGAACTCGATGAGAAGGACATGACCGACTGCGCGCTGTACATGGTAGGACAGACTTTAGAGGGATCAGAAGAGAATCCGCAGGGGAAGAAGATGATCGAGCAGTGCTGTGACGAAATAAAGCGAGTACGCCAAGAATGCCAATGCGACGCGATCAAAGCTATGGGTGAGGAACTACAGGAGCGAGGATTGCTAGAGAAGGAACAATATGAGAGGGCGATGCAGAGGGCAGGTGCCATTTCTTCCTCTTGTGGGCTGAGAGAGCGCTGTGATATCCGGTCAATGTTGTTCTAA
- the LOC126668149 gene encoding 2S seed storage albumin protein-like, whose protein sequence is MANLISTVSLIAVLLIITSNTSSAYRTTTITATVDETDPRGTKEQCREEVEKQDYTDCALYMMGWSARGSKQDVSEKNQQEQQILEQCCSEIKRVDKKCQCDAIEAVSQELLMRGIVEKEEYEGVRQRAGSISSSCGLREHCDIRSMLF, encoded by the coding sequence ATGGCCAACCTCATTTCTACAGTATCTCTCATCGCTGTTCTCTTAATCATCACCTCCAATACATCTTCTGCATACAGAACCACCACCATAACCGCCACGGTCGACGAAACCGACCCGAGAGGAACAAAAGAGCAATGCCGTGAGGAAGTCGAGAAGCAGGACTACACCGACTGTGCTCTGTACATGATGGGATGGAGTGCAAGAGGATCAAAACAAGATGTCTCGGAAAAAAACCAGCAGGAACAGCAGATTCTCGAGCAGTGCTGCAGTGAAATAAAGCGAGTAGACAAAAAATGCCAATGTGACGCAATCGAAGCTGTTAGTCAGGAACTACTGATGCGAGGAATAGTTGAGAAGGAAGAGTATGAGGGGGTCAGGCAGAGGGCAGGttccatttcttcttcttgtggGCTGCGAGAGCATTGCGACATCCGATCGATGTTGTTctaa
- the LOC126668147 gene encoding 2S seed storage albumin protein-like — translation MANLIPTVATVAVLLIITAATNASFFANVSEPCHEERYNMRDCEMYIMGDGCPCETERMKPFKMRLFTLLLGLQCCDQLKQVREESRCEKLQAIAADLREQGVIANEEYEGAMQRASNIGSSCGQRRCDIQTI, via the coding sequence ATGGCGAACCTCATTCCTACGGTAGCCACCGTCGCTGTTCTCTTGATCATCACAGCCGCGACCAATGCGTCTTTTTTCGCAAACGTAAGCGAGCCATGCCACGAGGAACGGTACAACATGAGAGACTGTGAGATGTACATTATGGGAGATGGTTGCCCATGCGAGACAGAGCGGATGAAGCCATTCAAAATGAGGTTATTTACCTTACTTCTTGGGTTGCAGTGCTGCGATCAATTAAAGCAAGTACGTGAAGAAAGCCGATGCGAAAAACTCCAAGCTATTGCTGCGGATCTACGTGAACAAGGGGTGATAGCAAACGAAGAGTACGAGGGTGCAATGCAGAGGGCAAGTAACATTGGTTCTTCTTGTGGACAACGCCGCTGCGATATCCAAACAATCTAG